In the genome of Populus alba chromosome 11, ASM523922v2, whole genome shotgun sequence, one region contains:
- the LOC118038323 gene encoding protein DETOXIFICATION 18, producing MSKTSLDTALPLLEAYDHHCEDQNGEGRCWWIKLLDVKEGKDQVLFSLPMILTNAFYYLITLVSVMFAGHLGQLELAGATLGNSWCTVTGIAFMAGLSGALETLCGQGFGAKLYRTLGIHLQASCIISFLCSIIISIIWLYTEPLLIFLRQDPQISKAAALYLKYLIPGIFAFGFLQNILRFLQTQSVVMPLILLSGIPLCIHIGTAYALVHKTDLGFRGASLAVSISLWISTLVLAIYVIYSKKFKHTWEGFSSESLRHIPINLKLALPSAAMVCLEYWAFELLVLLAGMMPNAELTTSVIAMCVNTEDIAYMCTSGLSATVSTRVSNELGAGNPDKAKQAMAMTLKLSVLLALLIVLALATGHDIWAGFFTDDLSIIKAFASMTPFLAISIALDAFQVVFTGVTRGCGWQNLAVIVNVATFFCVGMPVATLLGFKYKLYSKGLWTGLICGLACQTCTLLLITLRTKWTRMDHLSEPEENGYSPTLSKPKDHSSSCYRRAS from the exons atgtcaaaaacaagtttagaTACTGCTTTACCCTTGTTGGAGGCTTATGATCATCACTGTGAAGATCAAAATGGCGAAGGAAGATGCTGGTGGATCAAACTATTAGATGTCAAAGAAGGCAAAGACCAAGTCTTGTTTTCACTGCCCATGATCCTTACTAATGCTTTCTACTATCTAATAACTTTGGTATCTGTCATGTTCGCCGGTCACCTTGGTCAGCTTGAGCTTGCCGGCGCCACTCTTGGGAATTCATGGTGCACTGTCACTGGCATTGCTTTCATG GCTGGATTAAGTGGAGCACTTGAGACACTTTGTGGTCAAGGATTTGGTGCAAAACTATACAGAACATTAGGAATTCATCTTCAAGCTTCCTGCATCATATCCTTTCTGTGCTCCATAATCATAAGCATTATCTGGCTTTACACAGAGCCTTTACTCATCTTCCTTCGTCAAGATCCTCAAATTTCGAAAGCTGCTGCTCTTTACTTAAAGTATTTGATTCCAGGCATATTTGCATTTGGATTCCTTCAAAACATCTTGAGGTTTCTTCAGACACAATCTGTTGTCATGCCCCTCATCCTGCTTTCAGGAATCCCATTGTGCATTCACATCGGTACAGCTTACGCATTGGTTCATAAGACAGATCTCGGTTTCAGAGGAGCTTCGTTGGCGGTTTCAATATCTTTGTGGATTTCAACTCTTGTGTTGGCCATATATGTGATTTATTCAAAGAAATTCAAACATACTTGGGAGGGGTTCTCTTCTGAATCATTACGTCACATCCCCATAAACTTGAAACTGGCCCTGCCCTCTGCTGCAATGGTGTG TTTGGAGTACTGGGCATTCGAGCTCTTGGTGCTCCTAGCAGGAATGATGCCAAACGCAGAACTAACTACATCTGTGATTGCAATGTG TGTCAACACAGAGGACATTGCCTACATGTGTACCTCAGGTCTAAGCGCTACTGTGAG TACAAGGGTGTCTAATGAGTTGGGAGCAGGAAATCCTGATAAAGCTAAACAAGCCATGGCCATGACTCTCAAGCTCTCTGTCCTTCTTGCTCTTCTAATTGTTTTAGCACTAGCCACTGGTCATGATATCTGGGCTGGCTTCTTCACTGATGACCTTTCCATTATAAAAGCCTTTGCCTCGATGACACCTTTCCTTGCCATCTCTATAGCACTTGATGCCTTCCAAGTCGTCTTTACAG GGGTAACAAGAGGGTGTGGCTGGCAGAATCTGGCTGTTATTGTAAATGTAGCAACATTCTTTTGCGTTGGAATGCCCGTGGCAACCCTCCTCGGATTCAAGTATAAGCTTTATTCTAAG GGATTATGGACTGGTTTAATCTGCGGTCTTGCATGCCAAACCTGCACTCTGCTGTTAATTACACTGCGTACAAAATGGACTAGAATGGATCATCTCTCAGAACCAGAGGAAAATG GGTATTCTCCAACCCTTTCCAAACCAAAAGACCACTCCTCTTCCTGTTATCGCCGGGCATCGTAA